A genomic region of Choristoneura fumiferana chromosome 17, NRCan_CFum_1, whole genome shotgun sequence contains the following coding sequences:
- the Ddx56 gene encoding putative ATP-dependent RNA helicase DDX56 produces the protein MGEEKKVMFHEMELDDRIIKAVAQLAWSEPTLIQETAIPLLLEGKDVLMRARTGSGKTAAFTIPVIQKILHLNNTSKHQCIRALILSPSKELCGQITSVIADLTLKCAREVRCIDISANGDMQTQKALLSDKPDIVVATPSKALAHLKANNMRLKDDLAMLVVDEADLVFSFGYEDEIKELLGHLPKIYQAVLASATLSDDVLSLKKIVLRNPVTLKLEEPELAPSSQLQHYHIFSEEDDKAAILYALLKLNLVRGKSIIFVRTVDRCYKLKLYLEQFKIGSCVLNSELPAAVRCLSVDQFNRGRYQIIVASDEKALEKPDGGILPIEERQKKKKQASKRKRDKESGVSRGIDFQHVSNVINFDFPLDVNSYVHRAGRTARGNNSGSVLSFVSIREKPLMDAVEEHLSSGVNGQKVLQKYEFALEEVEGFRYRSRDAWRAVTRIAVREARLKEIKQELLNCKKLQGYFEENPTDLAALRRDKALHTVRVQPQLAHVPEYLLPAALRTEEPEADAEAAEGAGAAEEAEAGVREREEAQVSGAPKQPAPEFQRQKCQENACNGRHLIALVSRPTQMPDI, from the exons ATGGGTGAAGAAAAGAAGGTTATGTTTCACGAAATGGAGCTGGACGACAGAATAATTAAG GCTGTAGCGCAGTTAGCGTGGTCAGAACCCACGCTGATTCAGGAAACAGCGATTCCCTTATTATTAGAAGGCAAAGACGTGCTCATGAGAGCTCGGACGGGCTCGGGGAAGACTGCTGCGTTTACCATTCCTGTCATACAGAAGattttacatttaaacaacacaAGCAAGCATCAATGTATCCGAGCCCTTATTTTATCCCCTAGTAAGGAGCTCTGTGGACAG ATAACATCAGTAATAGCAGATTTAACTCTCAAATGTGCAAGAGAAGTTCGTTGTATAGACATCTCAGCCAATGGAGACATGCAAACACAAAAAGCACTGCTCTCAGACAAACCAGACATAGTTGTGGCAACTCCGTCCAAGGCTCTGGCACACTTGAAGGCCAATAACATGAGGCTAAAGGATGATTTGGCAATGTTGGTTGTTGATGAAGCTGACCTGGTGTTCTCCTTTGGATATGAAGACGAAATCAAAGAGTTGTTGGG CCATTTACCAAAGATCTATCAAGCAGTGCTCGCTTCAGCAACTTTATCAGATGACGTCTTGAGCCTCAAGAAAATCGTTCTCCGGAATCCTGTGACCCTTAAACTGGAGGAACCAGAGCTGGCGCCATCATCACAGTTACAACATTACCACATATTCTCCGAGGAAGATGATAAAGCTGCCATTTTGTATGCCCTGTTGAAACTGAACCTTGTTAGAGGGAAGAGTATCATTTTTGTGAGGACCGTTGATAGATGCTACAA GCTAAAGCTATACCTAGAGCAGTTCAAAATAGGCTCTTGCGTCCTTAACTCGGAGCTGCCGGCCGCGGTGCGGTGTCTCTCCGTGGACCAGTTCAACCGCGGCCGTTACCAGATCATCGTGGCGTCTGACGAGAAGGCTTTGGAGAAGCCTGATGGGGGCATACTGCCTATTGAGGAGCGGCAGAAGAAAAAGAAG CAAGCTTCGAAGCGTAAACGTGACAAAGAGTCTGGCGTGTCGCGCGGCATCGACTTCCAACACGTGTCCAACGTGATCAACTTCGACTTCCCTCTTGATGTCAACTCCTACGTACACAGAGCTGGACGGACAGCCAGAGGCAATAACTCT GGTTCAGTGCTGTCGTTTGTGTCGATACGAGAGAAGCCTCTGATGGACGCGGTTGAAGAACACCTATCAAGTGGAGTAAATGGACAGAAAGTTTTACA GAAGTACGAGTTCGCGCTGGAAGAGGTGGAAGGGTTCCGCTACCGGTCGCGAGACGCGTGGCGCGCCGTCACCCGCATCGCGGTGCGCGAAGCTAGGCTCAAAGAGATCAAGCAAGAGCTGCTCAACTGCAAAAAACTGCAG GGCTATTTTGAGGAGAACCCAACGGACTTGGCCGCGCTGCGAAGAGACAAGGCTCTCCACACGGTGAGGGTCCAGCCGCAGCTGGCGCACGTGCCCGAGTACCTGCTGCCCGCTGCGCTGAGGACTGAGGAGCCCGAGGCTGATGCGGAGGCGGCGGAGGGCGCCGGCGCCGCAGAAGAAGCGGAGGCAGGGGTTCGGGAGCGCGAAGAGGCACAAGTATCAG GCGCGCCAAAACAACCCGCTCCGGAGTTTCAACGTCAAAAGTGTCAAGAAAACGCCTGCAACGGGCGACACCTAATAGCGTTAGTATCAAGACCAACTCAAATGCCGGATATATAA